A genomic segment from Mustela lutreola isolate mMusLut2 chromosome 15, mMusLut2.pri, whole genome shotgun sequence encodes:
- the LOC131816718 gene encoding keratin, type I cuticular Ha8-like, with protein MTSHHCSYLLSGQVPETKAASQCLSAILAHANRARVGATPLGKPSLCMPFSCHTACPLPGTCNIPGNVGVCENYVEGAPNGHEKVTMQFLNDRLANYLEKVRQLERDNEELETMIQESSKCHESTMCPDYQSYFQTIEELQQKILCTKSENNKLVVQIDNAKLAADDFRTKYQTEHSLCQLGEADICGLRRALDDLTLAKCDLEAQLESLKEEVLCFKKNHEQEVHILRSQLGDKLQIKLDAEPTVDLSSVLQEMRCHYEAVVQTNHNDLEEWFQDQSESISKQDMSCSEELRCCQSEILELRRTVNALEVELQAQHTLKDCLQNSLCEADARFGTELAQMQVLISNVEEQLSEIRGDLERQNQEYQVLLDVKARLEGEINTYRKLLESEDCKLPCNPCATPASSTPRPTPAACTPCSPCLSGPPRASCGSSSTPRC; from the exons ATGACTTCTCATCACTGTAGTTATCTTCTCAGCGGACAGGTTCCGGAGACCAAGGCTGCCTCTCAGTGCCTGTCAGCCATCCTGGCACATGCTAACCGAGCGCGTGTGGGGGCAACCCCTCTGGGCAAACCCAGCCTTTGTATGCCCTTCAGCTGCCACACCGCTTGCCCCTTGCCAGGGACCTGCAACATTCCCGGCAACGTTGGAGTCTGTGAGAACTATGTGGAAGGTGCCCCGAATGGCCATGAGAAGGTGACCATGCAGTTCCTGAATGATCGTCTGGCCAACTACCTGGAGAAGGTGCGCCAGCTGGAGCGGGACAATGAGGAGCTGGAGACCATGATCCAAGAGTCGAGCAAATGTCACGAGTCCACCATGTGTCCAGACTACCAGTCCTACTTCCAGACCATTGAGGAGCTCCAGCAGAAG ATCCTGTGCACCAAATCTGAGAACAATAAGCTGGTCGTGCAAATAGACAATGCGAAGCTGGCTGCAGATGACTTCAGGACCAA GTACCAGACGGAACACTCGCTCTGCCAGCTGGGGGAGGCTGACATCTGTGGCCTGCGCAGGGCACTGGATGACCTCACACTCGCCAAATGTGACCTGGAGGCCCAGCTGGAATCCCTCAAGGAAGAGGTGCTCTGCTTTAAGAAGAACCATGAGCAG GAAGTCCACATTCTGAGGAGCCAACTGGGGGACAAGCTCCAGATTAAGCTGGATGCTGAGCCCACCGTGGACCTGAGCAGTGTGCTCCAGGAGATGCGGTGCCACTATGAGGCCGTGGTGCAGACCAACCACAATGATCTGGAAGAGTGGTTCCAGGATCAG TCTGAAAGCATCAGCAAGCAGGACATGTCGTGCTCCGAGGAGCTGCGGTGCTGCCAGTCAGAGATCCTGGAGCTGAGACGCACGGTGAACGCCCTGGAGGTGGAGCTTCAGGCCCAGCACACGCTG AAAGACTGTCTGCAGAACTCCCTGTGTGAAGCTGATGCCCGCTTCGGCACCGAGCTGGCCCAGATGCAGGTGCTGATCAGCAACGTGGAGGAGCAGCTGTCTGAGATCCGGGGTGACCTGGAGCGGCAGAATCAGGAGTACCAGGTGCTGCTGGACGTCAAGGCCCGGCTGGAGGGCGAAATCAACACGTACCGGAAACTTCTGGAGAGCGAGGACTGCAA GCTCCCTTGCAACCCGTGTGCGACCCCAGCTTCCAGCACCCCCCGCCCAACCCCTGCAGCCTGTaccccctgctctccctgcctttctgggcCTCCTCGGGCCTCTTGTGGCTCCAGCTCGACACCTCGATGCTGA
- the LOC131815950 gene encoding keratin, type I cuticular Ha1, producing the protein MPYNCCLPNVSCRSTCSSRPCVPPSCHTCTLPGACNIPANVGNCGWFCEGSFNGSEKETMQFLNDRLASYLEKVRQLERENAELESRIRERCQQQEPYVCPSYQSYFRTIEELQQKILCAKSENARLVVQIDNAKLAADDFRTKYETELGLRQLVESDINGLRRILDELTLCKSDLEAQVESLKEELLCLKRNHEEEVNTLRCQIGDRLNVEVDAAPAVDLNRVLNETRCQYEALVETNRRDVEEWFTTQTEELNKQVVSSSEQLQSCQAEIIELRRTVNALEIELQAQHNLRDSLENTLTETEARYSSQLSQLQCMITNVESQLAEIRSDLERQNQEYQVLLDVRARLECEINTYRGLLESEDCKLPCNPCATTNACGSSGSCVSNSCAPCTPCVPRPRCGPCNSFVR; encoded by the exons ATGCCTTACAACTGCTGCCTGCCCAACGTGAGCTGCcgctccacctgctcctcccgGCCCTGTGTGCCCCCCAGCTGCCACACCTGCACCCTGCCCGGGGCCTGCAACATCCCCGCCAATGTGGGCAACTGCGGCTGGTTCTGTGAGGGCTCCTTCAATGGCAGCGAGAAGGAGACCATGCAGTTCCTGAACGACCGTCTGGCCAGCTACCTGGAGAAGGTGCGCCAGCTGGAGCGGGAGAATGCGGAGCTGGAGAGCCGCATCCGGGAACGGTGCCAGCAGCAGGAGCCCTATGTGTGTCCCAGCTACCAGTCCTACTTCCGGACCATTGAGGAGCTCCAGCAGAAG ATTCTGTGTGCCAAGTCTGAGAACGCCAGGCTGGTGGTGCAGATCGACAATGCCAAGTTGGCTGCGGATGATTTCAGAACCAA GTATGAGACAGAGCTGGGCTTGAGGCAGCTAGTGGAGTCAGACATCAATGGCCTGCGCAGGATCCTGGATGAGCTGACCCTGTGCAAATCCGACCTGGAGGCCCAGGTGGAGTCCCTGAAGGAGGAGCTCCTGTGCCTCAAGAGGAACCATGAGGAG GAAGTCAACACCCTGCGCTGCCAGATTGGAGACCGCCTCAACGTGGAGGTGGACGCAGCCCCTGCTGTGGACCTGAACCGCGTCCTCAATGAGACCAGGTGTCAGTATGAGGCTCTGGTGGAGACCAACCGCAGGGACGTGGAAGAATGGTTCACCACCCAG ACCGAGGAGCTGAACAAGCAGGTGGTGTCCAGTTCGGAGCAGCTGCAGTCCTGCCAGGCGGAGATCATTGAGCTGAGACGCACGGTCAACGCCCTGGAGATCGAGCTGCAGGCCCAGCACAACCTG AGGGACTCCCTGGAGAACACGCTGACAGAGACCGAGGCCCGCTACAGCTCCCAGCTGTCCCAGCTGCAATGCATGATCACCAACGTGGAGTCTCAGCTGGCTGAGATCAGGAGTGACCTGGAGCGGCAGAACCAGGAGTACCAGGTGCTGCTGGACGTGCGGGCCCGGCTGGAGTGCGAGATCAACACGTACCGGGGCCTCCTGGAGAGCGAGGACTGCAA gcTGCCCTGCAACCCTTGTGCCACAACGAATGCATGTGGATCCTCCGGGTCCTGTGTCTCTAATTCCTGTGCCCCCTGCACGCCCTGTGTCCCCCGCCCGCGCTGTGGGCCCTGCAACTCCTTCGTGCGCTAG